In the Artemia franciscana chromosome 1, ASM3288406v1, whole genome shotgun sequence genome, one interval contains:
- the LOC136030619 gene encoding G protein-activated inward rectifier potassium channel 4-like isoform X3 — translation MRGKFQRLLKAVEATLTKSYNILTVKHSWSMDVRLVSKNGECNISNANLTQNSRLLSDLFTTLVDARWRWIVLIIVITFWSSWLFFAIFWYIICYAHGDFEIDNLPHGPRQKSGEFIPCVGEMYSFTSAVLLSIEAQQTSGFGGKRPTEHCLDGIYLFFIQIIFGLILEAFLVGVVIAKLARPKMRSQTVLFSKKAAICMRDGNLCIMFRVADIRRSMIVDAKVRGELVRTRTTIEGEQITYCQQDLELKAENGRDSFFFFLPIRICHVINQSSPFYKMSADDLMNEEFEIIVVIEGEAEATGLPVQAKSSYIAKEVIWGYRFKNMVSLNKNNKTHSVNYKLFDEMDEVDTPLCSAKDLDEVRRLKEEYGVEIDFRVSGSTGNLMN, via the exons ATACTGACGGTAAAACATAGCTGGAGTATGGACGTTCGCTTGGTTTCCAAAAACGGAGAATGTAACATAAGTAACGCAAATCTAACCCAAAATTCTCGCCTTCTTTCTGACCTTTTCACCACACTAGTAGACGCAAGGTGGAGATGGATCGTCTTAATCATTGTTATTACGTTCTGGAGTAGTTGGTTATTCTTCGCAATTTTTTGGTATATCATTTGCTATGCTCATGGAGATTTTGAGATTGATAATCTTCCCCATGGCC ctcGGCAGAAAAGTGGTGAATTCATCCCTTGCGTCGGCGAAATGTACAGCTTCACCTCGGCCGTCCTTCTCAGCATCGAAGCACAACAAACAAGTGGGTTTGGAGGGAAAAGACCAACTGAGCACTGCCTTGACGGAATATATCTTTTCTTCATTCAGatcatctttggtttaattcttgag GCTTTCTTAGTGGGTGTGGTGATCGCCAAGCTAGCTCGGCCAAAAATGAGATCACAAACAGTTCTTTTCAGTAAGAAAGCTGCAATATGCATGAGAGACGGAAATCTATGTATCATGTTTCGTGTTGCTGACATAAGAAGGTCCATGATTGTAGATGCTAAGGTTAGAGGAGAATTAGTACGGACAAGGACAACCATAGAAGGGGAGCAAATTACATATTGTCAGCAG gatCTTGAGCTAAAGGCAGAAAATGGCCGAGactcatttttcttctttctaccAATAAGGATCTGCCACGTCATAAACCAGAGTTCTCCCTTTTATAAAATGTCAGCTGACGACTTAATGAATgaagaatttgaaataattgtTGTTATAGAAGGTGAAGCTGAAGCTACAGGGTTGCCAGTTCAAGCCAAATCGTCTTACATAGCCAAAGAAGTAATATGGGGCTATAGATTTAAGAATATGGTGagcttaaataaaaataataaaacacatTCAGTGAATTATAAACTCTTTGATGAAATGGATGAAGTAGATACTCCTTTATGTTCTGCTAAAGATTTGGATGAAGTTAGAAGATTAAAAGAGGAATATGGAGTAGAAATAGATTTCAGGGTAAGTGGAAGTACAGgaaatttaatgaattaa
- the LOC136030619 gene encoding G protein-activated inward rectifier potassium channel 4-like isoform X4 produces the protein MDVRLVSKNGECNISNANLTQNSRLLSDLFTTLVDARWRWIVLIIVITFWSSWLFFAIFWYIICYAHGDFEIDNLPHGPRQKSGEFIPCVGEMYSFTSAVLLSIEAQQTSGFGGKRPTEHCLDGIYLFFIQIIFGLILEAFLVGVVIAKLARPKMRSQTVLFSKKAAICMRDGNLCIMFRVADIRRSMIVDAKVRGELVRTRTTIEGEQITYCQQDLELKAENGRDSFFFFLPIRICHVINQSSPFYKMSADDLMNEEFEIIVVIEGEAEATGLPVQAKSSYIAKEVIWGYRFKNMVSLNKNNKTHSVNYKLFDEMDEVDTPLCSAKDLDEVRRLKEEYGVEIDFRVSGSTGNLMN, from the exons ATGGACGTTCGCTTGGTTTCCAAAAACGGAGAATGTAACATAAGTAACGCAAATCTAACCCAAAATTCTCGCCTTCTTTCTGACCTTTTCACCACACTAGTAGACGCAAGGTGGAGATGGATCGTCTTAATCATTGTTATTACGTTCTGGAGTAGTTGGTTATTCTTCGCAATTTTTTGGTATATCATTTGCTATGCTCATGGAGATTTTGAGATTGATAATCTTCCCCATGGCC ctcGGCAGAAAAGTGGTGAATTCATCCCTTGCGTCGGCGAAATGTACAGCTTCACCTCGGCCGTCCTTCTCAGCATCGAAGCACAACAAACAAGTGGGTTTGGAGGGAAAAGACCAACTGAGCACTGCCTTGACGGAATATATCTTTTCTTCATTCAGatcatctttggtttaattcttgag GCTTTCTTAGTGGGTGTGGTGATCGCCAAGCTAGCTCGGCCAAAAATGAGATCACAAACAGTTCTTTTCAGTAAGAAAGCTGCAATATGCATGAGAGACGGAAATCTATGTATCATGTTTCGTGTTGCTGACATAAGAAGGTCCATGATTGTAGATGCTAAGGTTAGAGGAGAATTAGTACGGACAAGGACAACCATAGAAGGGGAGCAAATTACATATTGTCAGCAG gatCTTGAGCTAAAGGCAGAAAATGGCCGAGactcatttttcttctttctaccAATAAGGATCTGCCACGTCATAAACCAGAGTTCTCCCTTTTATAAAATGTCAGCTGACGACTTAATGAATgaagaatttgaaataattgtTGTTATAGAAGGTGAAGCTGAAGCTACAGGGTTGCCAGTTCAAGCCAAATCGTCTTACATAGCCAAAGAAGTAATATGGGGCTATAGATTTAAGAATATGGTGagcttaaataaaaataataaaacacatTCAGTGAATTATAAACTCTTTGATGAAATGGATGAAGTAGATACTCCTTTATGTTCTGCTAAAGATTTGGATGAAGTTAGAAGATTAAAAGAGGAATATGGAGTAGAAATAGATTTCAGGGTAAGTGGAAGTACAGgaaatttaatgaattaa
- the LOC136030619 gene encoding G protein-activated inward rectifier potassium channel 4-like isoform X5, giving the protein MDVRLVSKNGECNISNANLTQNSRLLSDLFTTLVDARWRWIVLIIVITFWSSWLFFAIFWYIICYAHGDFEIDNLPHGPRQKSGEFIPCVGEMYSFTSAVLLSIEAQQTSGFGGKRPTEHCLDGIYLFFIQIIFGLILEAFLVGVVIAKLARPKMRSQTVLFSKKAAICMRDGNLCIMFRVADIRRSMIVDAKVRGELVRTRTTIEGEQITYCQQDLELKAENGRDSFFFFLPIRICHVINQSSPFYKMSADDLMNEEFEIIVVIEGEAEATGLPVQAKSSYIAKEVIWGYRFKNMVSLNKNNKTHSVNYKLFDEMDEVDTPLCSAKDLDEVRRLKEEYGVEIDFRENLVQ; this is encoded by the exons ATGGACGTTCGCTTGGTTTCCAAAAACGGAGAATGTAACATAAGTAACGCAAATCTAACCCAAAATTCTCGCCTTCTTTCTGACCTTTTCACCACACTAGTAGACGCAAGGTGGAGATGGATCGTCTTAATCATTGTTATTACGTTCTGGAGTAGTTGGTTATTCTTCGCAATTTTTTGGTATATCATTTGCTATGCTCATGGAGATTTTGAGATTGATAATCTTCCCCATGGCC ctcGGCAGAAAAGTGGTGAATTCATCCCTTGCGTCGGCGAAATGTACAGCTTCACCTCGGCCGTCCTTCTCAGCATCGAAGCACAACAAACAAGTGGGTTTGGAGGGAAAAGACCAACTGAGCACTGCCTTGACGGAATATATCTTTTCTTCATTCAGatcatctttggtttaattcttgag GCTTTCTTAGTGGGTGTGGTGATCGCCAAGCTAGCTCGGCCAAAAATGAGATCACAAACAGTTCTTTTCAGTAAGAAAGCTGCAATATGCATGAGAGACGGAAATCTATGTATCATGTTTCGTGTTGCTGACATAAGAAGGTCCATGATTGTAGATGCTAAGGTTAGAGGAGAATTAGTACGGACAAGGACAACCATAGAAGGGGAGCAAATTACATATTGTCAGCAG gatCTTGAGCTAAAGGCAGAAAATGGCCGAGactcatttttcttctttctaccAATAAGGATCTGCCACGTCATAAACCAGAGTTCTCCCTTTTATAAAATGTCAGCTGACGACTTAATGAATgaagaatttgaaataattgtTGTTATAGAAGGTGAAGCTGAAGCTACAGGGTTGCCAGTTCAAGCCAAATCGTCTTACATAGCCAAAGAAGTAATATGGGGCTATAGATTTAAGAATATGGTGagcttaaataaaaataataaaacacatTCAGTGAATTATAAACTCTTTGATGAAATGGATGAAGTAGATACTCCTTTATGTTCTGCTAAAGATTTGGATGAAGTTAGAAGATTAAAAGAGGAATATGGAGTAGAAATAGATTTCAGG GAAAACCTGGTTCAATGA